A DNA window from Bacteroides cellulosilyticus contains the following coding sequences:
- a CDS encoding SusC/RagA family TonB-linked outer membrane protein, with product MVMKNVKKKIQRIPYLFLLMLFSCLTASAQQGITVKGTVVDDNGETIIGASVVVKGNNSIGTISDIDGNFVLTVPNEKSVLVVSFVGMEPQEVKASSKGTIKVVLKDDTQLLDEVVVVGYGQQKKASVVGAITQTSGKTLERAGVSNLGAALTGNLPGVITSSSTGMPGAEDPKIIIRTQSSWNNSEPLVLVDGIEREMSSVDISSVENISVLKDASATAVYGVKGANGVILITTKRGKEGKANVQIKANMTAKVVSKLPEKYDAYDTFYLMNNSIEREACLNPAGWANYTPAAIIDKYRHPANAEEWDRYPNVDWEDELFKKVAMSYNTSVNVSGGTKVVNYFAAVDFVNEGDLFKSFENGRGYNSGFGYNRINVRSNLDFHLTKTTKFSTNLFGSNAQRQLPWDMSDNDTGFWNSAYKSAPDAMRPVYSNGMWGWYAPRDADVPNSAYFLAVGGKEKRTTTKMTTDFILEQDLAMLTKGLRFKANFSMDYTFAENKRGLSDQYNDAQRIWVDPDTGNISYKYDPDTGTGLDKVTNPIYWLQQSGSANIGATYRKLYYSMQFDYARTFGKHEVTGLGLFSRLKEAQGSVFPIYREDWVFRFTYNYAMRYFFEANGAYNGSEKFGPDYRFAFFPSLSLGWMISEESFMKKLKFVDMLKLRASWGRVGDDAVVAPWQRFTAGRFLYKDQLSYGGNTVMGSINPDNSPYTHWKISSLGNPDVSWETVEKRNIGLDYAFFNGLIAGSVDVFNDTRTDIIISGDSRAIPSYFGTTAPRTNLGKVNSHGYELELRLNHVFNNGLRAWLNTSMTHAINEIKFRDDAPLLPAYQKGAGHTINQVYSYIDHGNLATWDDVIGSSNWTTGNDMKLPGDYNIIDFNGDGIVDNDDRAPYQYASTPQNTYNASLGFEWKGFSCFAQFYGVTNVTREVNFPTFRSTAHVAYAEGSYWTPGGNATLPTPRWGTTVDAAATGTRYWYDGAYLRLKNVELSYTFKNNWLKKMGINSCRLYLNGDNLYMWTDMPDDREANYGTGSSDGAYPTVRRFNFGIDITL from the coding sequence ATGGTAATGAAAAATGTAAAAAAGAAAATTCAAAGGATTCCTTACTTGTTTCTTTTGATGCTTTTTAGCTGCCTGACAGCTTCGGCACAACAAGGAATAACAGTGAAAGGAACAGTCGTGGACGACAATGGCGAGACTATAATTGGAGCCTCGGTAGTTGTAAAAGGAAATAATTCAATAGGTACGATCTCAGATATAGACGGTAATTTTGTATTGACCGTGCCCAATGAAAAGTCAGTTCTTGTCGTTTCGTTTGTAGGTATGGAGCCGCAGGAAGTGAAGGCTTCTTCAAAAGGGACAATCAAAGTAGTTCTGAAAGATGATACACAGCTACTGGACGAAGTTGTAGTAGTAGGTTACGGACAGCAAAAGAAAGCGTCGGTGGTAGGAGCCATTACACAGACTTCCGGAAAAACGCTGGAGCGGGCTGGAGTAAGCAATTTAGGAGCTGCCTTAACGGGTAACCTTCCGGGAGTCATTACTTCCAGTTCTACCGGTATGCCCGGTGCGGAAGACCCGAAGATTATTATCCGCACACAGAGCTCGTGGAATAATAGCGAACCCCTGGTACTGGTAGACGGCATCGAACGTGAAATGAGTTCAGTAGACATCTCCTCGGTGGAGAACATTTCTGTATTGAAAGATGCATCCGCTACTGCTGTTTATGGTGTGAAAGGTGCTAATGGAGTAATCCTTATCACTACCAAACGCGGTAAGGAAGGAAAAGCCAACGTACAGATCAAGGCCAATATGACAGCTAAAGTAGTATCAAAACTCCCTGAAAAGTATGATGCTTATGACACATTCTACTTGATGAATAACTCCATTGAGCGCGAAGCTTGTCTCAATCCTGCCGGATGGGCAAACTACACACCGGCAGCCATCATCGATAAGTATCGTCATCCGGCCAATGCCGAAGAGTGGGACCGCTATCCTAATGTGGATTGGGAGGATGAGCTTTTCAAGAAAGTTGCTATGTCCTATAATACCAGCGTCAACGTATCAGGTGGCACTAAAGTTGTAAATTACTTCGCAGCTGTAGATTTCGTAAACGAAGGTGACTTATTCAAGAGCTTTGAAAACGGACGTGGTTACAACTCCGGCTTTGGCTATAACCGCATCAACGTACGCAGCAACCTGGACTTCCATTTGACAAAAACGACCAAATTCTCTACCAACCTGTTTGGTTCGAATGCACAACGTCAGCTGCCTTGGGATATGAGCGACAATGACACCGGTTTCTGGAACTCAGCTTATAAATCCGCTCCCGACGCCATGCGTCCCGTCTACTCCAATGGTATGTGGGGATGGTATGCGCCGCGTGATGCCGATGTACCCAACTCAGCCTATTTCCTGGCTGTAGGCGGTAAAGAGAAACGCACCACCACCAAAATGACTACTGACTTCATTTTGGAGCAGGACCTGGCTATGCTGACCAAAGGACTGAGATTCAAGGCGAACTTCTCTATGGACTACACTTTTGCGGAGAACAAACGCGGCCTCAGTGACCAGTACAACGATGCACAACGCATCTGGGTGGATCCGGATACAGGCAATATCTCCTATAAATATGACCCTGATACAGGAACAGGACTCGACAAAGTCACTAATCCGATCTATTGGTTACAACAATCCGGTAGTGCAAACATTGGAGCCACTTATCGCAAACTATACTACTCCATGCAGTTTGACTATGCCCGCACCTTCGGCAAGCATGAAGTGACCGGTCTTGGCCTTTTCAGCCGATTAAAAGAGGCACAGGGAAGTGTGTTCCCCATCTATCGGGAAGACTGGGTATTCCGTTTTACCTATAACTACGCCATGCGCTATTTCTTCGAGGCGAATGGTGCTTATAACGGTTCCGAAAAGTTCGGTCCTGATTATCGTTTCGCCTTCTTCCCCTCCCTCTCACTGGGTTGGATGATCAGTGAAGAGAGTTTCATGAAAAAACTGAAATTCGTCGATATGTTAAAGCTTCGCGCTTCTTGGGGACGAGTAGGTGATGATGCCGTGGTCGCTCCGTGGCAGAGATTTACAGCTGGTCGTTTCTTATACAAAGATCAGTTGAGTTATGGTGGTAACACTGTCATGGGTAGCATCAATCCGGACAACTCTCCTTATACTCACTGGAAAATCTCTTCTCTGGGTAACCCGGATGTCTCTTGGGAAACTGTAGAGAAACGTAATATTGGTTTAGACTACGCTTTCTTTAATGGACTGATAGCAGGTTCAGTAGATGTATTCAACGATACCCGTACGGACATTATAATTAGCGGTGACAGCCGTGCCATTCCGTCTTATTTTGGTACAACGGCTCCCCGAACCAATTTAGGTAAAGTCAACAGCCACGGCTATGAATTGGAATTACGTTTGAATCATGTATTCAACAATGGTCTACGTGCCTGGCTGAACACCAGTATGACTCACGCCATCAATGAAATCAAGTTCAGAGATGACGCTCCCTTGCTACCTGCTTATCAGAAGGGAGCCGGACATACAATTAACCAAGTATATTCATATATCGACCATGGGAATCTGGCTACCTGGGACGATGTGATAGGTAGTAGTAATTGGACAACCGGAAATGACATGAAGTTACCGGGCGACTACAATATTATAGACTTCAACGGTGACGGTATAGTTGACAACGACGACCGTGCTCCTTATCAGTATGCCAGTACACCACAGAACACCTATAATGCCTCTCTCGGTTTTGAGTGGAAAGGGTTCAGTTGCTTTGCCCAATTCTATGGCGTAACCAATGTAACCCGTGAAGTCAATTTCCCGACATTCCGTTCTACAGCCCACGTAGCTTATGCAGAAGGTTCATACTGGACACCGGGAGGTAATGCCACCCTACCCACTCCACGCTGGGGGACTACTGTAGACGCAGCTGCTACCGGAACACGTTACTGGTATGATGGTGCTTACCTTCGTCTGAAGAATGTTGAATTATCCTATACATTCAAGAACAATTGGCTGAAGAAAATGGGCATCAATTCCTGCCGTCTCTACTTGAACGGCGACAATCTCTACATGTGGACCGACATGCCGGATGACCGTGAAGCCAACTACGGTACAGGCTCTTCGGACGGTGCCTACCCTACGGTACGCCGCTTCAATTTTGGTATCGACATAACCTTATAA
- a CDS encoding RagB/SusD family nutrient uptake outer membrane protein, translating into MNKYINKLFMMSAIAMAGIMGMTSCTDYLNKAPESDYQDNDPYKNFKNFQGFTEELYNCIPVVSNNKDAGHTCFNYGEDEYWEPQEMRMQARSVDNGDFWAWTTVYYGYPNNQGSAGSDNRTDKGHLWANSWYAIRKANIGIANLGNLISATEEERNLIEGQLYFFRAWYHFMLMEWWGGMPYIDTVLSSDVAPTLARLTWQECAEKCVADFEHAASLLPVDWDATTAGKVTLGKNNMRINRIMALAYKGKTLLWAGSPLMNWASGGAKEYNAELCKRGADALGQALALTESTNRYELADFSEYNDIFLLHNSSGKLNGVKESIFMENIKDYSGRWRWNMVNDFRPQSIEYSGIKCYPTANYVNYYGMQNGYPINDMTKADAESGYDPTHPWKNRDPRFYKTIMFDGVKWKSTGGAGGTAELFTGGRESEEANEKKGCFTAYMNSKLCPQLMNTVDGYKENNIMILSLMRLADVYLMYAEATAVGYNGPKGKAATYSLTAEEALNKIRERAGVAPVLDKFLGSTADFLSELRRERAVELSFEGFRFIDLRRWMLLTQYPYTLKTKIEFDRADPSDYNYDEPEENAIKNLREVVLLERKYTDRHYWYPLPKKDVSMYEGFYQNPGW; encoded by the coding sequence ATGAATAAATATATAAATAAACTATTTATGATGTCGGCTATTGCAATGGCTGGCATAATGGGGATGACCTCATGTACAGACTATCTGAACAAAGCTCCGGAAAGTGACTACCAGGATAATGACCCCTACAAGAATTTTAAGAACTTTCAGGGTTTCACTGAAGAACTCTATAATTGTATCCCGGTAGTTTCAAACAACAAAGATGCCGGACATACTTGCTTCAACTATGGTGAAGATGAATACTGGGAACCACAGGAAATGCGTATGCAAGCCCGTAGTGTGGACAACGGAGACTTCTGGGCCTGGACTACTGTTTACTATGGTTACCCGAACAATCAAGGCTCGGCAGGTTCAGACAACCGAACTGACAAAGGTCACTTATGGGCCAACTCCTGGTATGCTATCCGTAAGGCCAATATCGGCATCGCCAACCTCGGCAATCTGATAAGCGCCACCGAGGAAGAACGTAATCTCATAGAAGGGCAACTTTACTTCTTCCGCGCATGGTACCACTTTATGCTAATGGAATGGTGGGGCGGCATGCCGTATATTGATACAGTGTTGTCTTCGGATGTAGCTCCCACGTTAGCCCGTCTTACATGGCAAGAATGTGCGGAAAAATGCGTAGCCGACTTTGAACATGCAGCCAGTCTACTTCCTGTTGATTGGGATGCAACCACCGCCGGTAAAGTGACTTTAGGCAAAAACAATATGCGTATCAACCGTATCATGGCTTTAGCTTATAAAGGCAAGACCTTGCTTTGGGCAGGCAGTCCGTTGATGAACTGGGCTTCCGGAGGTGCAAAGGAATACAATGCAGAGTTGTGCAAACGAGGTGCCGATGCTCTCGGACAAGCCCTTGCCCTCACCGAATCGACCAACCGTTACGAACTGGCTGACTTCTCCGAATATAACGACATCTTCCTGTTGCATAACTCAAGCGGCAAGCTGAACGGAGTAAAAGAGTCCATCTTTATGGAGAATATCAAGGATTATAGTGGACGCTGGCGCTGGAATATGGTTAACGACTTCCGACCTCAATCCATTGAGTATTCCGGTATTAAATGCTATCCTACCGCCAACTACGTAAACTACTATGGCATGCAGAACGGTTACCCGATTAATGACATGACAAAGGCAGATGCCGAATCAGGCTATGATCCCACACATCCCTGGAAAAACCGCGACCCACGCTTCTATAAAACCATCATGTTCGACGGTGTGAAGTGGAAAAGTACCGGTGGTGCAGGTGGAACGGCAGAACTTTTCACCGGAGGTAGAGAGAGTGAAGAAGCAAATGAAAAGAAAGGCTGCTTCACAGCCTATATGAACAGCAAACTCTGTCCGCAATTGATGAATACGGTTGACGGTTATAAAGAAAACAATATCATGATCCTCAGCCTTATGCGCCTGGCAGATGTATATCTGATGTATGCTGAAGCTACGGCTGTAGGCTACAACGGTCCGAAGGGTAAAGCTGCTACCTACTCACTCACAGCCGAAGAGGCATTGAACAAGATCCGCGAACGTGCCGGGGTAGCTCCCGTACTCGACAAGTTCCTGGGTAGTACTGCTGACTTCCTGAGCGAATTACGCCGTGAACGCGCCGTGGAACTGTCCTTCGAAGGTTTCCGTTTTATCGATCTTCGCCGCTGGATGCTTCTCACCCAATATCCTTACACACTGAAGACCAAGATTGAGTTCGACCGTGCCGATCCTAGTGACTATAATTATGACGAACCGGAAGAAAATGCTATCAAGAACTTGCGTGAAGTAGTATTGCTTGAGCGTAAATATACCGACAGACACTATTGGTATCCGCTCCCTAAAAAGGATGTTAGCATGTATGAAGGGTTCTACCAGAATCCCGGATGGTAA